Proteins co-encoded in one Centroberyx gerrardi isolate f3 chromosome 18, fCenGer3.hap1.cur.20231027, whole genome shotgun sequence genomic window:
- the baalcb gene encoding brain and acute leukemia cytoplasmic protein yields the protein MGCGGSRTDALEPRYLESWTKETESTWLTSTDTDIPLSSIQSIPSDNSSEAGFASEKTISPVPDFFEDGLPPPAQAYLKVCSAMSEANLNDVKPSSPPAILASPHQEAVLPSSGTTVQRRSVLRTEEITKWQDNRMSTKQVTITVTQSIRQVDKSGKIKEKSLTTYEVMKPVESLKQVATQNT from the exons ATGGGGTGCGGGGGGAGCAGGACAGACGCTCTGGAGCCTCGCTACCTGGAGAGCTGGACCAAGGAGACGGAGTCGACGTGGCTGACCAGCACCGACACTGACATTCCCCTGTCGTCCATCCAGAGCATCCCCTCCGACAACTCCTCCGAGGCCGGCTTCGCTTCCGAGAAAACAATCAGCCCCG TTCCAGATTTCTTTGAAGACGGTCTACCTCCTCCGGCTCAGGCGTACCTGAAGGTTTGCTCGGCCATGTCCGAGGCCAATCTGAACGACGTGAAACCCAGCAGCCCCCCTGCAATACTGGCCTCTCCTCACCAGGAGGCGGTGTTACCCTCCTCTGGCACCACAGTGCAGCGCAGAAGTGTCCTACGCACCGAGGAAATT ACGAAGTGGCAGGACAATCGAATGTCGACCAAGCAGGTGACCATCACGGTGACGCAGAGCATCCGTCAGGTGGACAAGAGCGGAAAGATCAAGGAGAAGTCCCTCACCACCTACGAGGTTATGAAACCTGTTGAAAGCCTCAAACAGGTGGCCACACAAAACACTTAA
- the nme6 gene encoding nucleoside diphosphate kinase 6, with protein MLLTVGRWSKALQLTLAVIKPDAVAHPVMLEALHQRILDNNFVIVRSKDLVWRRQDSERFYAEHAGRFFYQRLVEFMSSGPMRAYILAREDAIRHWRELMGPTKVFRARYTSPATIRAQYGLTDTRNTTHGSDSAESAHREINFFFPEFSVEEWMEKEEPSFRIGEIQYDQKKQIHTLSTQS; from the exons ATGTTACTAACCGTTGGTCGCTGGTCCAAAGCACTGCAGCTCACTCTAGCGGTCATCAAGCCAGATGCGGTTGCGCATCCTGTGATGTTGGAG GCTCTTCACCAGAGAATCCTGGACAACAACTTTGTCATTGTTAGGAGCAAAGATCTGGTGTGGAGAAGACAGGACTCTGAGAGGTTTTACGCTGAGCATGCAG GGCGATTCTTCTATCAAAGACTTGTAGAATTCATGTCAAG TGGTCCGATGCGGGCGTACATTTTAGCCCGGGAGGATGCCATACGTCACTGGAGGGAACTGATGGGACCAACCAAAGTGTTCAGGGCCAGATATACCTCTCCTGCCACCATCCGGGCCCAGTATGGACTCACAGACACAAGGAACACTACTCATGGCTCAG ATTCAGCTGAGTCGGCACACAGAGAGATCAACTTCTTCTTCCCAGAGTTCAGTGTGGAGGAGtggatggagaaggaggagccATCATTCAGAATAGGAGAGATACAATACGACCAGAAAAAACAGATCCACACACTGTCAACACAAAGCTGA